The genomic region GCGTGATGTGCCCCGTGTCATTGAAAGCAGGCTGGACCTCCCGGATATCTACGTTGCCATAAAGGGTCACAAAGAACCCCGGAACCGCGCGGTTCAACCGAAGATAAAGCCAACCACCGATCCCAAGCGCGGTCGCCACCAGAAGGAGGACGAGCAATCGCTTACGTTGGGGGTTAGTCGTGGGCTTCTGCGTCGGCGTCAATATGGGCGCCGCTGTTTGGAACCGAGCCGCCGGCGTTACAGGTATGGGTGCGTGGTCCTTGTCTTCCAGCGCTTCAGTTTCGCTCATTGGCGGATCCATCGCTTTGATCTGTCGCGAACTTGGTAATCTTGGCTGATCATCGGTACGCCAGCGTTGATACCAATCAATCGTGAGAGGTTGGCTAGGCGACCAGCGTCTTCTCGGTAAACGCCGCGCGAGGACAGAGTGAGCCGCTTTACGGCCCCGACGATAAAGCTGTCGTGGCTTATCTCGTGGGCTCAGGGACATCGATATTTTGAGCTCGGTTCTCGACGGAGGCTTTACACGTGCTGTTCGAAATCCATGCTTTGGTGACAACTCCCCGGCCTGAAGGCCGGGGCTTCTCAGAACAGCTACGCGGCAACCCGCCGGCGTGAGTTCTGAAGGCCGTGCCCCGGCCTGGAGCCAAACGCCCGAAAATGAATGATCTGTGCGGCAGCGACATCCCGATCGAGATCGCAACCGCATGCGCAGCGGTGGCGACGCTCAGAGAGCCTCTTCGCCTTGATCGTTCCACAATCCGGGCAGGTTTGGGAGGTGCCGCGCGGATCGACTTTGACGATCGTTCCACCGGCTCTTGCAGCCTTGTAGTCGAGCATCGAAGCGAGTTGTGCCCACGCGGCGTCATGGACGTCCTTGGCGAGCATGCCGCGCGCCAGACCTTTTATGTTTAAATCCTCTATTCCGATTGCGGCGAAGCGCGCCGTCAGATTGGCGGAGAGTTTATGCAGGGTGTCGGCCCGCTTGCGCGCGATTTTTGCGCTGTAAGCGGCAAGGCGAGCGCGAGCTTTGACTTGACGCCTTGATCCATGTTTGCACCGGGCTAGGGAACGCTGGCGCTTGCGTAAGCCCTTGGCAGCGCGGCGTGTCCAGTTAGGCCTTTCGATCGTCTCGCCGGTCGAAAGGGCAACGAGCGAGGACAGACCGAGATCGATCCCGACCGTTTCACCATCAAGGCGTTCCGCCTCGGCCACTTCGACGTGAAAGACGACGAACCATTTGTCGTTTTGCCGTGCGAGGATCGCGCTTTTGGCCTCGCCTGGAAGCTTCCGGTGGCATTTGACTTTGATGTCGCCAGGCACGCCGACGATGCCCAAGCGATTGGCGATGCGATTGGCGATGCGATCGTTCTTGCGGAGCGTCAGGCCATCGCCGACGCGAAATTCTGCGGCATGATAGCGAGCCCTGGCGCGGAAGCGGGGAAATCCTGGCGTTTCTCCGCGCCGGATGCGGGCGAAGAAGGCTTTGAATGTCTTGTCGATGCGGCGCAGGACCTGCTGCTCGGCGGTGAATGACCAGCGCTCCAGGCCTTCGCCGGCGGCGCGCACGGCCTTTAATTCGGAGGCCTGCGCCTTGTAGCTTAAAGATATGCCGCGCATCCGGTAGGCGGCGATGCGCTGCTCAAGGCCGGCGTTATAGAGCTTGCAGAAGTCGCGCAGCATTTGATCGAGGGTCTGGCGTTGAGCTCGGCTCGGATACAGCCGGAATTTATAGGCGAGGATCAAAACGCTTCCTCAAGAGTCTGCGGCGGCCGTGGATGTTCTCTTTTTGTACTAAATAAACTTCAACTTGGCAAGTGAGCGCGGCTCCTCCCCGGCATGAATGCCGGGGTTCCCGCCGCGTACGTGTTCCTGATGGAGGATACGGACGATCTCGATATCGCCCTCAGCTTCTCGGTAGAAGAGGATATGAGAACCGGAACGAATTTTCCGATAGCCTGGGCGAATTTCTTCGCAGGCGCGCCCGAGGTGCGCGTCGCCGGCCAAAAGCTCGCACGTCGTCTGGATCTGGCGAATATAGGATTCGGCCCGATCAATGCCCCATGTAGCGGCGCTGTAATCCCAGATGGCTTCAAGATTGTGTTTCGCGCGCGGGCGTAACCTATAGCGCATTTTGGCCGCGCTTATGCGCGATGAATCCGTCGAAATCGAAAGGCGCCGCAGGTCCGCTGGTTTCGCCTTCGATGAGGGCGGCACGCAGGGCGGCGAGCTTTACCTCCTGCTCTTCGAGTAATCGCAAGCCGGCTCGCACAACGTCGCTGGCCGATGCATAACGACCTTCGGTGACTTGGCTTTCGACGAAAGCTGCGAAGTGGTCACCCAGTGTGAAAGATGTGTTCCTAGCCATGGAAAATGATACCAAAATGTGGTACAAGTAACAAGAGGCCTCGCATCCGCAAAAGCCGCGCATTGCCCTCCTATGGACGTCCCGCGATCCAGCTTAATGCAATCGTCATCAAAGACGTCCGCGGGCTTGGTCCATTGCTTCCGCTCCCGCGGCAAGTTCGATGATCTCGGTCGTGATCTCTTCCTGACGCAACTGCCTCTCACGTCGCGACAGCTCCTCAAGCTTGGTTTGAACATTTGTCTTGGCGGCGGCCATGGCCAGCATCCGCGCCTCATTCTCCGCCGCAAAAGCATGCATTGCAGCATTGCAAAGCTGCGCAAAGACATATTCCGCCGCCAAATTCTCAATGAGATCGGGCGGCGCAAGCGTCGTTAAAGGCGGCAGATTGGTGATCGGCCGGCGAAAGCGCGTCAGATCGAGTGGCAGCAGCGATCGCCTTGTGATCTTTAGGCCGCTCGCCGGCACAAAGCTTGGGAACAGGATGTCCACATCGGTCATCCTGCCCTCTGCGACCGATGCGTAAAGAGCATCGGCGACGCGATTGGCGGTGGCGATCACGGCGCCGGCCTGTGTCGCCATTGGCGCCGACCAAGCCGGGTCCACTCCCCGTTCCGCGGCAATCGCGGCGCCTCTCGTGCCAAGAATGAAAACTGCGGCGTCTTTGAGGCTTTCCCCCGCTGCGTCAAGGATACGCTCGCCAAAGGCGCCAACGAATCCTTGCTCGGCGGAGAACAGAATGAGGCCGCGGCGTTGCCGGCCGGATACCGGCTGCATGGACTCTTCCTTCGGCAATAAGGCAAGCGCCTCACCCATCGATCGTGTCACGACGTCGCTATAGGCTTCAATGCCCCCCAATAAAGCCCGCCCCTGCTGCGCCCGCGACGCGGCGATGCCGCGCATGGCAGTCACCACAGCCTCGAGTTGCCGGACATTGGTGATCTTCGCGGCGATGTCGGCCAGACGCTCGGCCATCACGCAGCATCCGGCGGAGAAGGCTCGGTCGTCGCGGCGATATGTGTCGCCAGGACCGCAAGACTAGCCTTCAGTGCGGCGCGACCGGCTTCGTCGAGCTGACCACTTGCTTCAATCGCGGCGACGACAGGTCCAGCCGAGCGATCAAGCCAGCCGGCGAGTTCGGCGCGAAAAACGTCGAGTTTTTCAAGCGGCAGCGCATCGAGTAGACCGTCTTGCAAGGCGAGCAGGAGGGCGACTTCGTCGGTGAGCCGCTGCGGCGCATATTGCGGCTGGGTGAGGATCGCGCGGATACGTCGGCCGCGTGCGATCTTGCCCTTGACCTGCTCGTCCGTGATGCCGCCAAAGCGCGTGAACATTTCAAGCTCGAGAAACTGCGCATAATCGAGCCGCAGCATCTCGGCGGCGGCACGTAACGCCGGCGCCTGCGTCTTGCCCCCGACGCGGCTCACGCTGGTGCCGACATCGACCGCCGGCTTCTGGCCTTCTTGAAAAAGTCGGCTATCGAGCACGATCTGCCCGTCGGTGATCGAAATGAGATTGGTTGGAATATAGGCGGAAAGATTGCCGGCATCGAGTTCGGCCAGCGGCAAGGCCGTGAGCGAGCCGCCGCCCGCCGCCTTGTCGAGCTTCGCCGCCCGTTCGAGCAGGCGCGCATGCACATAGAATATGTCGCCTGGATAGGCTTCGCGGCCCGGCGGCTGACGCGTGAGCAGCGCAATTTCACGATGTGTTGCCGCATGCTTGCTGAGATCGTCGATGACGACCAAGGCATGGCCGCCGCGATCGCGAAAATATTCCGCCATGGTGAAGCCTGTAAATGGCGCGATCCATTGCAATCCCGGCGCGGCGGAGGCGCTCGCGACCACGAAGATGCAGCGTTCCGGCGCGCCATGGGTTTGGATCGCCTCGATAACGCGTTTGACGGTCGAGGACTTCTGGCCGACGGCGACATAGACACAAATGATGTCGCTGCGCTTTTGATTGATGATCGTATCGACAGCGAGCGCCGTCTTGCCGATGGCGCGATCGCCGATGATCAATTCCCGTTGGCCGCGGCCGAGCGCGAACATGGCGTCGATCACAAGCACGCCAGTCTGTAGGGGTTCGACGACGAAATCGCGGGCGATGATCGGCGGTGCCGGCCTTTCGATCGGCTCATAAGAATCGCCATCGATCGCGCCGCAATCGTCGAGCGCTCGGCCGAGAGGATCGACGATACGGCCGAGCAGGCCTTTGCCGACCGGCACGCATGCCACTTCGCCGGTTCCATAAACCTTATCTCCAGCTTCGATCGCCTCAGCGGTATCGAGAAGAACGCAACAGAGCGCATCGCGGTCCAAAGTCGTCGCAAAGCCCATTTGCCCTCGTTCGAAACGAAGCAATTCGTCGAGGCGTACGTCGCGCAGGCCCGAGACAAGTGCGATCCCATCACCGATCGATTCGACGCGGCCGAAATGCTCCGCCCTGGGTGCGAGCTCTGTCGTGCGGATCTTCGCTGCGGCGTCCTGCAGCCAGCGCTCGACATTAGCGGGTAGATTCGTCTGCAATTCTGAGCTCCTTGACGATCCGATCGAGCTCATCGCGCAGGCTGTTGCGCAGCGATGCCGTGCGGGCATGAACTTCGAGTCCTGCAATCAGCGCTGGATCCGCGCGAAAGGCGAATTGCCGGCCTATCCCGAAAATTTGTTCGAGCGCCTCGCGGACATGAGCTTCGACCTCCGCCGACAAAGGTGTTGCGGTCACGATCTCGATCGGCGCATTTTGGCCAGGCCCAAGAGTGAAAGCTGCTTGCGTTTGCGGTGACAGCTTATCGAATTGCGCGCACAAACCGACGACGAAGCCATCGAGATCGGCGTTCGGCGAAATGCGGCTGAGAAGGCGGCGCGTGATTTCGACGGCAAGATCCTTAATGCGCGCGATCAGCGCCGCCTCCATCGCCGCGCGGTCCCGCGCGGCGGCGGATTGCGCTTCGATCCGCAGAGCGGCAATATTTTTTGCCGCCGCATCGATCAGGCGCGCCTTCTCCTTTGCAGCGTCGCCCTGCGCCGTGGCCAAAAGCTGTTCGCGCTGCCTCTCGATATCCGCGCGTTCGCTTTCCATGGCTGTTGCGGCCTCGGCGGCCTTTTTGCGGGCGGCGACCGCTTCGGCGAGAACCGCGTCCGTTTTCGCCTGTCGCTGCGCAATGATCGCGCGCAGCGGCCGAAACAGAAAGCGGGCAAGAATCCAGACAAGGATCAGGACATTGATCGTCTGAAGCGCCAGGGTGGACCAATCGATATGCATCGTCTCAATGAATGAAAGGGTTGGCGAAAAGGACCAGCAGCGCGACGACGAGACAATAGATCGCCATCGTCTCGATCATCGCGAGGCCGACGAAGAGCGTTCGCGAAATCGTGCCAGCTGCCTCCGGTTGGCGAGCGATGGCTTCCATGGCGG from Methylovirgula sp. HY1 harbors:
- a CDS encoding RNA-guided endonuclease TnpB family protein, with the translated sequence MILAYKFRLYPSRAQRQTLDQMLRDFCKLYNAGLEQRIAAYRMRGISLSYKAQASELKAVRAAGEGLERWSFTAEQQVLRRIDKTFKAFFARIRRGETPGFPRFRARARYHAAEFRVGDGLTLRKNDRIANRIANRLGIVGVPGDIKVKCHRKLPGEAKSAILARQNDKWFVVFHVEVAEAERLDGETVGIDLGLSSLVALSTGETIERPNWTRRAAKGLRKRQRSLARCKHGSRRQVKARARLAAYSAKIARKRADTLHKLSANLTARFAAIGIEDLNIKGLARGMLAKDVHDAAWAQLASMLDYKAARAGGTIVKVDPRGTSQTCPDCGTIKAKRLSERRHRCACGCDLDRDVAAAQIIHFRAFGSRPGHGLQNSRRRVAA
- a CDS encoding F0F1 ATP synthase subunit alpha gives rise to the protein MQTNLPANVERWLQDAAAKIRTTELAPRAEHFGRVESIGDGIALVSGLRDVRLDELLRFERGQMGFATTLDRDALCCVLLDTAEAIEAGDKVYGTGEVACVPVGKGLLGRIVDPLGRALDDCGAIDGDSYEPIERPAPPIIARDFVVEPLQTGVLVIDAMFALGRGQRELIIGDRAIGKTALAVDTIINQKRSDIICVYVAVGQKSSTVKRVIEAIQTHGAPERCIFVVASASAAPGLQWIAPFTGFTMAEYFRDRGGHALVVIDDLSKHAATHREIALLTRQPPGREAYPGDIFYVHARLLERAAKLDKAAGGGSLTALPLAELDAGNLSAYIPTNLISITDGQIVLDSRLFQEGQKPAVDVGTSVSRVGGKTQAPALRAAAEMLRLDYAQFLELEMFTRFGGITDEQVKGKIARGRRIRAILTQPQYAPQRLTDEVALLLALQDGLLDALPLEKLDVFRAELAGWLDRSAGPVVAAIEASGQLDEAGRAALKASLAVLATHIAATTEPSPPDAA
- a CDS encoding type II toxin-antitoxin system RelE/ParE family toxin, whose translation is MRYRLRPRAKHNLEAIWDYSAATWGIDRAESYIRQIQTTCELLAGDAHLGRACEEIRPGYRKIRSGSHILFYREAEGDIEIVRILHQEHVRGGNPGIHAGEEPRSLAKLKFI
- a CDS encoding F0F1 ATP synthase subunit C gives rise to the protein MTASANLIEIVSIAAAAVAVSFGAIGPALGEGRAVAAAMEAIARQPEAAGTISRTLFVGLAMIETMAIYCLVVALLVLFANPFIH
- a CDS encoding F0F1 ATP synthase subunit gamma, giving the protein MAERLADIAAKITNVRQLEAVVTAMRGIAASRAQQGRALLGGIEAYSDVVTRSMGEALALLPKEESMQPVSGRQRRGLILFSAEQGFVGAFGERILDAAGESLKDAAVFILGTRGAAIAAERGVDPAWSAPMATQAGAVIATANRVADALYASVAEGRMTDVDILFPSFVPASGLKITRRSLLPLDLTRFRRPITNLPPLTTLAPPDLIENLAAEYVFAQLCNAAMHAFAAENEARMLAMAAAKTNVQTKLEELSRRERQLRQEEITTEIIELAAGAEAMDQARGRL
- a CDS encoding type II toxin-antitoxin system ParD family antitoxin, which produces MARNTSFTLGDHFAAFVESQVTEGRYASASDVVRAGLRLLEEQEVKLAALRAALIEGETSGPAAPFDFDGFIAHKRGQNAL
- a CDS encoding F0F1 ATP synthase subunit delta; translated protein: MHIDWSTLALQTINVLILVWILARFLFRPLRAIIAQRQAKTDAVLAEAVAARKKAAEAATAMESERADIERQREQLLATAQGDAAKEKARLIDAAAKNIAALRIEAQSAAARDRAAMEAALIARIKDLAVEITRRLLSRISPNADLDGFVVGLCAQFDKLSPQTQAAFTLGPGQNAPIEIVTATPLSAEVEAHVREALEQIFGIGRQFAFRADPALIAGLEVHARTASLRNSLRDELDRIVKELRIADESTR